The proteins below are encoded in one region of Rana temporaria chromosome 2, aRanTem1.1, whole genome shotgun sequence:
- the SUOX gene encoding sulfite oxidase, mitochondrial — translation MKILYGMTSLVLRSLTRPQRLQKQMVVWVQICSQERRYKSTGATPRANNWKKGVITAGALVGLGSFLIYETQQRRVAQADFEEHPVAGHSFPTYTREDVKKHKALADRVWVTYAGEVFDITDFVELHPGGDRILLAGGGALEPFWALYGVHKSEHVLEILQEYKVGVLDSNDKEEVSDLSDPYSQDPSRHPVLKINSAKPFNAEPPPEILTEHYITPNELFFKRNHLPVPNLNPDEYQLTIDGPHGTNRETPLKLSLNDLKTKFPRHEVIVTLQCAGNRRSEMSAVKPVKGLDWGIAAISNAGWAGALLRDVLLDAGYTEDTPGALHVHFEGLDKDLTGTKYGASISFQRAMNKQNEVLLAYEMNGEPIPKDHGFPLRVIVPGVVGARNVKWLGRILVSTEESSSHWQQNDYKGFNPSIDWDTVDFKSSPSIQELPVQSAITEPKAGQTVTPDSDNKVTVKGYAWSGDGREIVRVDVSLDGGKTWNVAELYGEKQKEGQSWAWKLWKLEASLPTEDKEVTIICKAVDSSYNVQPDTVAPIWNLRGVLNNAWHRVHVSVHRD, via the exons GTTGCAGAAGCAGATGGTGGTTTGGGTACAGATATGCTCACAAGAGAGAAGATATAAGAGCACAGGAGCAACACCTAGAGCAAATAACTGGAAAAAGGGTGTCATCACAGCTGGGGCACTTGTGGGATTGGGCAGCTTCTTGATTTATGAGACACAGCAAAGAAGA GTTGCTCAAGCTGATTTTGAGGAGCACCCTGTAGCTGGTCACTCTTTCCCCACATATACAAGAGAAGATGTAAAGAAACACAAAGCGCTGGCTGACAGGGTGTGGGTGACATATGCAGGAGAAGTGTTTGACATCACTGATTTTGTAGAGTTGCATCCTGGAGGAGACCGAATCCTATTGGCAGGTGGAGGAGCTTTAGAACCTTTCTGGGCTCTTTATGGTGTGCACAAAAGTGAGCATGTTCTGGAAATTCTGCAGGAGTACAAAGTGGGAGTACTTGATTCAAATGACAAGGAAGAGGTGTCAGACTTATCTGATCCCTATTCCCAAGATCCATCTCGACATCCTGTTCTAAAGATCAACAGTGCAAAACCATTTAATGCTGAACCTCCTCCAGAAATTCTCACTGAGCATTATATCACTCCAAATGAGCTATTCTTCAAGAGGAACCATTTACCCGTGCCTAACCTAAATCCTGATGAATACCAATTGACTATAGATGGACCCCATGGAACAAATCGGGAAACGCCACTGAAATTGTCCCTTAATGATCTGAAAACAAAATTTCCTCGACATGAGGTTATTGTTACCCTGCAGTGTGCTGGAAACAGACGCTCTGAGATGAGTGCAGTAAAACCAGTCAAAGGACTAGACTGGGGTATAGCAGCTATTAGTAATGCTGGATGGGCAGGTGCACTGCTAAGAGATGTATTATTAGATGCTGGATACACAGAGGACACACCTGGAGCTCTACATGTGCACTTTGAAGGATTGGATAAAGACTTAACGGGGACAAAATATGGAGCTTCCATCTCCTTTCAACGTGCAATGAACAAGCAAAATGAAGTGCTGCTTGCTTACGAAATGAATGGGGAGCCAATTCCCAAAGACCATGGCTTTCCTTTACGGGTTATTGTTCCAGGAGTAGTGGGTGCTCGCAATGTAAAGTGGCTGGGTCGAATATTGGTGAGCACAGAAGAGAGTTCTAGCCATTGGCAGCAGAATGATTACAAGGGATTTAACCCATCTATAGACTGGGATACAGTGGATTTTAAATCTTCCCCTTCCATACAAGAGCTGCCTGTGCAGTCTGCAATTACAGAGCCAAAGGCTGGGCAAACAGTTACTCCAGATTCTGATAATAAAGTGACTGTTAAGGGTTATGCCTGGAGTGGAGATGGGAGAGAGATTGTGCGAGTAGATGTGTCTCTTGATGGAGGGAAGACCTGGAACGTGGCAGAGTTATATGGGGAGAAGCAGAAGGAAGGACAGTCATGGGCATGGAAACTATGGAAGCTGGAGGCCTCTCTACCCACTGAAGACAAAGAAGTAACAATTATTTGCAAAGCTGTTGACAGCAGTTACAATGTGCAGCCTGATACAGTGGCACCAATATGGAACTTGCGTGGTGTACTAAACAATGCTTGGCACCGTGTGCATGTCTCTGTTCATAGAGATTAG